The following proteins come from a genomic window of Nicotiana tomentosiformis chromosome 12, ASM39032v3, whole genome shotgun sequence:
- the LOC138902460 gene encoding RING-H2 finger protein ATL39-like yields the protein MSLALSLALWITFSVTVLLCFAYCCWLIYYVARFQPDHDDAAGNNNSGPPVNGGERGLSAEELEQLPRITGEELATEHECAVCLSQIKSEELARVITGCNHVFHQKCADIWLSKHPICPVCRNKLETSDPPETSSRVLSPDKEEAKSKLDQLLAPSRKQIAFSECKRPQISIQGDYLSIEEQVAPLPPSRSVKRSEQEREAFQ from the exons ATGTCGCTCGCTCTGTCACTTGCTCTTTGGATAACTTTCAGTGTCACGGTCCTCTTATGTTTTGCTTACTGCTGCTGGTTGATCTATTATGTGGCCAGATTCCAGCCTGACCATGACGATGCTGCTGGAAATAATAACAGTGGTCCGCCAGTAAATGGGGGTGAAAGGGGACTGTCTGCCGAGGAACTGGAACAACTCCCGAGAATCACGGGCGAAGAACTGGCAACGGAACATGAGTGCGCTGTATGCTTGAGCCAAATCAAGAGCGAGGAGCTAGCTAGAGTGATTACGGGTTGTAACCATGTCTTTCATCAGAAGTGTGCGGATATTTGGCTATCCAAACACCCTATTTGCCCTGTTTGTAGAAATAAGCTGGAGACTTCTGATCCTCCAGAAACCAGCTCTAGGG TACTCAG CCCAGACAAAGAAGAAGCTAAAAGCAAACTTGATCAATTATTGGCTCCG AGCAGAAAACAAATTGCCTTCTCAGAGTGCAAGAGACCACAGATAAGTATTCAAGGGGACTATCTTTCAATTGAAGAGCAAGTCGCTCCTCTCCCTCCCAGCAGATCAGTTAAAAGGTCTGAGCAGGAAAGAGAGGCTTTTCAGTAA